One Candidatus Fermentibacter sp. genomic window, CGAGGACCATCCTTGCGCTCTGGGTCGAGCCCTGGGAGGTCATGCGGCAGATGTAGACGCCGCCCGGGACGGGTGCGCCGGAAGCGGTGCCGTTCCAGGTGACCTGATGGCTGCCGGAGGCGAAGGATGAACCCTCGGCAAGAGTCGTGACGAGCCTGCCGCTCATGTCGAAGATCTCGATGCTGACGGGGCCGCCGTTGTCGAGGCTGAAGCTGATGGTCGCGACGTCCATGAACGGGTTCGGGGAGACCCCGAGCCCTGTGACGGTGGAGACATCGCCGTCGGCTATGCCCGTGTTGTTGAAGCTGTCGAAGTAGAGGTCGTAGTCAGTCCTGGTGTACTCGACGGCCGAAAAGGAGCCCTCTGTGAGCCAGCCGGCGGTCGGCCCCCAGCTCACGGCAGCCTGGTCGTTGATCTGGACCGGATCCGTGAAGTCGCTGGGATCGGAGACGTTGGACCAGGCGAAGTTGACTATGTCACCCGGGTCGACGTTATAGGCGATCGTGTTGTGGCCCGAGCCCTTGGATGCGCGCATGGAGCCGGCGTACTCGTCTTCGACGTTCGGGAACGTGGTGCCGTACGTCCATGCCGCGCCGGAGTTGGTCGAGTAGTAGTAGCCGAGGTTGATGCCGCTGCTCGAGAAATCGAACGAAACGCAGATCCAGGCGCTCGTTCCCCTGGCGTGGGCGATGTCGGGGTCGTCGAGGCTGGCGCCGCCGGAGTTGTTGCTGACCTGCTGGGAGTCGAGCCAGGAGGAACCGTAGTTGGTCGAGCGCTTGATCCTGACCTCGTCGTTGGTGGTGAGCCTGGTGTCGATGAAGGCCACCGAGACGACCCCGCCCGTGCCGGCTGCGATGGCCGGGTACGGATGGGTGTCGGCGTCACCGAACAGCGATACGTTGTTGACCCAGCCGGCGCCGGAGAGCGCGTTGCGGGCGGCATAGACGTCGTAGTAAGAAGCATCTTTGGGAACGTAGGTTACGTAGAGATAGCCCGAGGAGCCGATGTCGCCGTCCATGTCGGCGAAGATGACGTCGTCGTCGACCTGCTCCCATGTGGCGTTGGAGCCGTCGGTGCGCCATCTCCGCATCCAGAGGGTGTCGCCGCCGCTTGCCTCGTCATAGAGGCAGAGCACGCATACCCAGGTGTAGCCGCCGGCTGTCACGACGCGGATCTTTGCGTTCTCGAGTTCTCCGTCGGTGTTGGTGCACACGCCCCAGCTAGACCAGGTTACGCCTTGGTCAGTTGAGCGGTAGACCCAGATGCTGTCGCCCGTGCTGTGGAAGGTGTCGAATGCGGCGTAGAGATAGCCTGTGCTCGCGTCGACGTCGAAGTCCTGGCACTGGCCTACTCCGGCGCTGCTGGAATAGATGAGATGGTCAGGACCCCAGTCGGAGCCCTCCCAGGGAAGGGTGCTGTATTCATCGTCCCTGGCGGGGGGCAGGACACCCTCGAGCGGGTTCTGGTGCCCCGGGATGTAGGTCGGATCGTCCGGATTGACGAGGGACGACGCTAGTATCGATCCGTAGTT contains:
- a CDS encoding T9SS type A sorting domain-containing protein; amino-acid sequence: MTYRLSAVLTAAVLALTAGTAAASSVDTPEGVVVQPNYGSILASSLVNPDDPTYIPGHQNPLEGVLPPARDDEYSTLPWEGSDWGPDHLIYSSSAGVGQCQDFDVDASTGYLYAAFDTFHSTGDSIWVYRSTDQGVTWSSWGVCTNTDGELENAKIRVVTAGGYTWVCVLCLYDEASGGDTLWMRRWRTDGSNATWEQVDDDVIFADMDGDIGSSGYLYVTYVPKDASYYDVYAARNALSGAGWVNNVSLFGDADTHPYPAIAAGTGGVVSVAFIDTRLTTNDEVRIKRSTNYGSSWLDSQQVSNNSGGASLDDPDIAHARGTSAWICVSFDFSSSGINLGYYYSTNSGAAWTYGTTFPNVEDEYAGSMRASKGSGHNTIAYNVDPGDIVNFAWSNVSDPSDFTDPVQINDQAAVSWGPTAGWLTEGSFSAVEYTRTDYDLYFDSFNNTGIADGDVSTVTGLGVSPNPFMDVATISFSLDNGGPVSIEIFDMSGRLVTTLAEGSSFASGSHQVTWNGTASGAPVPGGVYICRMTSQGSTQSARMVL